The following nucleotide sequence is from Streptomyces sp. NBC_00224.
GTCACGGTGGGCGCTGATGGCCCAGGCCGAGGTGATACCCATCGCGCCACCGTACGGCAGACGACTGACAGCGCTCAGGCGGCTGCCATGTCCGCTCCGGCTGAGCGGAGTCGGAGCAGCTCGACGTCAAGTCCGACGGCCGGGCGACTGGTCCTGTCCCCCGACCGTGACGTTGCGTGGATCCGCCTGCCGTCGACAAGAGTCGATGTGACTGAGCGCTTCAGTTGGCCCGATTGGCCAACTGACGCACTCAGTCTGCACAACCCCGGTTACGGGTGTTTCAGGCTACGAAGGCCGGTGCTGCAGGCGCTGACCAGTACTCGCCCAGCCACGCTTCCAGGGACGTCAGCCCGGGGTGCTGTGCACGCAGCGTCGCCAGGTCGGCCTTGAAGCCGACCGTGTTGAACCAGTCGAACATGGCGGCCAGCTCCTCGCTGTGGGCGCGTACCTGCTCGATCGGCTGGGAGGTGAAGCGGACCGGACGGGCTGCGGTGCGAGCGAAGGCTTCGGCCAGCTGCGGGCCGGTCAGTTCGTCTGCGGCGATCTCGACGGTGCGCCCCAGGTAGTCGGCCGGGGTGTCGAATGCGTCGGCGGCGATGCCCCCGATGTCGCCCGGGGTGATCATCTGGAGCTTCGTGTCCGGGGCCAGCGCCATCGTCAGCGTGAGCTCGCCATCCACCCACTGGGGGCCCAGGTGCTCGAAGTTGGTGATGAAGAAGGTTGGCCGCAGGATCGTCGCGGGCAGGCCCAGCGCCTCGATGTGCCGCTCGACTGCGCCCTTGCTCGCGAAATGCTTCACCTGGCCGGGGCGGTCGGCTCCGTCGACGGAGCTGTAGAGGAAATGCGCGACGCCCGCGCGGGCGGCTGCCTCCGCGACCGCCTCACCCTGGCGGATTTCGCCGGCGAAGCCATCCGGCCCAGCGAAGGTCTGCACGCTGAACACGCCGTACGCGCCACGCAGGGCCGCATCCAGCGATGCTACATCGTCCAGGTCACCGCGGACCAGGACGGCGCCGGCCTCCTTCAGCGCCAGCGCCTCGGGCTTGTCCGGATCACGGACCAGCGCGTGCACCGTCCAGCCGCGAGACAGCAGTGCGCGCGCGGTGGCGCCACCCTGTCGGCCGGTCGCACCAGTCACCACAATGACGCGGTTGTCAGACATCTAAGGCTCCTCGGTAGCGCAGGTCCGGGTGCCTTGAGCGGCATCCCCCGGTGCCCAGAACCCTGCCTCCTCAACCAGAGTTGAGGTCAAACCCCCGTGGCCTACCTCATAACCACCAGGCCACCGTCACCCCACGCCGCAAGCGAACCATCGCGCTCAGCGAGCCGACTCGGGCACTAAAGGACCAACTGAAGCGCTCAGTCACAGTCGACTTCCCAGGCCGGTTTTCGAGGCCGCCCGGGCGGATCCCGAAACCACACGGCGCTGTGCAGCTCCCTGACGGCCCCGCGCAAGCTCCCGGACCCGATCACACCAACTCCCTCCCGAACGGGCGCCACAGGCCCTCTCACGCGAGTCGCCTCTGTGCCGGTATGCCAGTTTCTGCCTTCATTCATCCGATGTACCGAAGATCTGCACGTCATCCTTGAACCCACCACCGTCTGCCCCGAGCCGCGCTCGTCGGGCTGAGCAGGGGCGGCCGCCCTTGGGCCGCGCGGCTCCTGGCGGAGAGCTGATCAAGGCGATGGTGGAGGAGAACGTGACACGGCGAGTCATCAGCGAGCGGCTCTTCCCGCACTCCCCCGACCGCGACGCCGAATCAAGGCTGGGCCGCCGCATCACGGCGCCCACCCTGGTTCTCCATGGTGACCATGGCCACCCGGAGGTCGAAGTCATCGCCAGCCGGCGCATCGCCGACATCCCCAACGCCCATGGCCAGGTCATCCCCCATGCCGACCGCACCTGCCGCTACGCGCCCCCGCACGGCTGACCGCCCTGCTGCTGGCGCATCTGCGCTGAGGGCTCCCCCGGCTCCGGTTATCACGGCGTGATAAGTCAGTTGCTGATGCCCGATGGGCTCGCTTACCTATCACGCCGTGATAATCCGGCTGCCTCCTCGGGGGCTGCTCGCCACGCCTGAGGCGGCGTGATGGCTCCCCTGTCGACGTACTGATGTACCGGTACGCCGAGGTGCCCGCCGGGCCGTCAGTCAGCCGTTGCCGGTTCCGTTCTGGTGGCTTCTCGGGCCGCCTCTTCCTGGAGCCGTTCCAACATCCGGTTGCGCTCCGCGGAGGTCATCCGCGAGATCGCGATCTCGGCACATGCGACGCCGTCGTTCCACGGCATCTTGACGACGGGCCGGGCGCCGGGGCCGGAGTTGGTCTCGGGGCGCGGGGCGGGGAGGTCACTGCCGTGGACGGGGTCGGGTTCGGCCTCCGACCTATCACGGCGTGATAGGTCGGCATCGGGCGTGGAGTTATCACGGCGTGATAGGTCCGTGTCGGCCCTGTGGGTATCACGGCGTGATAGGTCGGCGTCGTGTGCAGGGCTGTCGTGGCGGGATGGGGCGGGGTCGGTCGGTGGGGTATCACGGCGTGATAGGTCGGCCGCTTCGCCGGGTTCGGCCTGGGGGTACAGCTCGACCTTCTGGCCGCGCGCCAGGGCGACGATGGCCGAGGTGCTGTCGTTCGGTGCGAGGTCCGGGATCATCGATGAGCTATTACGGCGTGATAGTTCGGCTGCTCGTCGGGTCGCCTCGCGGCGTTCGTCCGAGGCGGTGGCGCGGGCGTCGGCCTGTTCGCGCTGCTGGTCGGCGGTGTACTTGGACAGGTTCCGTACATGCTCGACCTTGCGGCGGCCCTCGACCAGGTCGGCCTGGAGTTCGGGGGTCAGGTCCAGGACGGACAGCTTGGAGGAGATCGTGGACTGGGCGATGCCGAGCCTCTTGGCGGCGCGGTTCTGGGAGCCGTAGAACTCGACGAGTTTCTTGAGCGCGTTCGCCTGCTCCAGCGGGTTCATGTCGTCGCGGTGGACGTTGGCGACGAAGGCCGCTTCGAGGAGCGCCTCGTCCGTGGAGACGAGGGCGTTGTCGACGCTGACCCGGACGGTCGGTACGCCGGCGAGCTTGGCGGCTGCCAGGCGGCGGTGGCCGTCGATGACGATGAAGCGGGTGTCGGGGTCGAGGTCGTCTGCGCGGTCGGGGCGTTCGCGCAGATAGGCCTCGACCGAGGCGATGGTGATGGCGTTGACGAGGCCGATCTCGCGGATGCTGTCGGCCAGGCCGTCCAGGTCGCGCAGTTGCTCGCGCGGGTTGTCGGGGTTCTGGCTGATGCGGCCGACGGGGAGCTCTGTGGGGTCGGGGACGCCGGCGGTCGGCGCTACGGTCGCGGCGCCGATCGCGGCGCGCCGGGCGGAGACGGCCCGGGCCTGGCCGAACGACGTGCCTGCTCCGAGGTCCTTGGCTTTGCTCACTTGCTGATCTCCCGGGCGAGGGCGCGCAGCCCGACGGACTGGTCGCAGCGCGGGGCGTACGACAGGAGCGGACGCTTGACCCGTACCGCTTCCTTCTGCTCTTTCAGGTCTCCGATGACGCCGACGACACGTGGGTCCTTGATGTCCATCCAGGACTGGAGGGAGGAGGTGGCGATGTACCCGCGCCGGGCGTCGTAGTGGTTGACGACGATCCCGAGGTAGTCGAGTTCGAGCGCGAGGTCGGTGCGCATGTCCTCTATCTGCGACGTCAACAGGTCGTAGGCGTCCGCGCTGCTGTCCTCGGCCTGGACGACGATGAGCGCGCCGGAGTTGCCGGGCACCTCGTCGGGGCGGCGGCGCCCGTAGTACGCGGCGGCATCCATGCTGAGGCCGAGGCTGGGCGGGCAGTCGATGAGGATGACGTCGTAGTCGGCCTCGACGGGGGCGAGGGCACGTTCGAGGGCGGCCTCGCGGGCGCGTACCGATGCCAGGCGTACGTCGAGGAGGAAGGCGTCGGTGCAGGCGGGCAGGAGGTGGAGGCGGTCGCCGAAGCGGTCCTCGTCGATGGCGACGATCACGTCGCGCAGCTCGCCCTTGGCGTCGCCGGCCATGTGGTTGGTGAGGGAGTCCCCGCCCATGGGCAGTGGCTCCTGGCCGAGCTGCTTGGTGAGGTGGCCCTGCGGGTCGAAGTCGACGAGCAGGACGCGCTGGCCGAGGCCGGGCAGGTCTTCGAGGGCGAGGGGGTCGTAGCGGTCGCCGCCGTTGTCCGTGTCCGTGTCATCGGCTTCGTCGAGGAGGGCGGCGAAGTGCTTGGAGACGCGTACGGGCATGAGGACGGTGGGGTCTTCGGCCAGGGCCTCGCCCGTCCCGGCGGTGATGGCGGTCTTGCCCACGCCGCCCTTCTGGTTGCAGACGACAATGCGCCGCACGATCGCGGGCCGCCGTACGGCCGGGGCGGGGTGGTGGTCGAGCCATACCTGTACGGACTGGGCGAGGCCCTGGATGAGGGAGACGCCCCGGTCCTTGCAGTCGGCGCGGAAGCCGGTCCACTGGGTGGCGGGGAGGAAGGTGGCGAACGATTCGGCGCCGGAGGTGTCGATGGGGGAGAGGTTCGAGCCGAGGCTGCGCCAGGTCGTGATGCCGGTCTCGACGGCTTCCTGGATGTCGACTCCGAGCTGTGCCGCGCGGATCTTCAACTCCTGGCGGAGCCGCAGGGGGAGCTTCGAGACGACCTTCTCCCGGTCGCTTCTGGTGGCAGGTGAGGTCATGAACGTAACCCTACTAACGTTGTAGATCGTTTGATGGATCGACACGTTAGCTTTCTGGCTTTGCGGGCGGGGAAGTTGGGGTGATTGGGGTGAATCGGCCGATGTGGTGGTGAAGTGCGGAGTGGGGGAGGGGAGTTATCACGGCGTGATAGGTCCGGTGCTGGAGGCTGACCTATCACGCCGTGATAACTCGGCTCTCCCGGCTTGGTTGCGGCCGCTGACCTATCACGCCGTGATAGGTCAGCCTCGCGTCACCTTGTTCTGCCTCCGTGCGCGTCGGCTGGCACGTCGGGCTTCAGGTCGTGGGCCGGCTCCAAGCACCCGGAGCCGGGGCCTTCCCGGTCACAGCAGGGCCGCCAGGCGCTGAACGCTGCGGCTGCCCTCACGACGCACGCCCAGGGGGATCAGGGCGGCGCGGGTCGGCAGGCGCACCCCTCCGGTGAATGCGACCCGCGTGCCCAGTCCGTCGGGCGCTGCAGCCACGCCGAGCAGCAGGAAGCGGCTCTGCAGCCAGCACCAGCCGGGGCGCTGCACCCCGCGCAGTCGTGCCCGCATCCCGTACTTGCTGCGCGCCAGCGCCTCTACGCGCTCGCCCTGACGACGGACGACGCGCAGCCGCTCCATGTCGGGCACGACCTGCCCGAAGGCGCCTTCCAGGTCACCCAGCAGGGCCCAGACCTGCTCGAAGGGGGCATCGATGTGCGCCTCGGTCACGTGGGCCCCCCGAATGCCGCCGACCAGGACGTGCAGGCGGCGTACGGGGTCGAGGTCGGTGGTGGGCCAGGGCTCGTTCATGACATCCACGC
It contains:
- a CDS encoding NmrA/HSCARG family protein; translation: MSDNRVIVVTGATGRQGGATARALLSRGWTVHALVRDPDKPEALALKEAGAVLVRGDLDDVASLDAALRGAYGVFSVQTFAGPDGFAGEIRQGEAVAEAAARAGVAHFLYSSVDGADRPGQVKHFASKGAVERHIEALGLPATILRPTFFITNFEHLGPQWVDGELTLTMALAPDTKLQMITPGDIGGIAADAFDTPADYLGRTVEIAADELTGPQLAEAFARTAARPVRFTSQPIEQVRAHSEELAAMFDWFNTVGFKADLATLRAQHPGLTSLEAWLGEYWSAPAAPAFVA
- a CDS encoding ParB/RepB/Spo0J family partition protein; the protein is MSKAKDLGAGTSFGQARAVSARRAAIGAATVAPTAGVPDPTELPVGRISQNPDNPREQLRDLDGLADSIREIGLVNAITIASVEAYLRERPDRADDLDPDTRFIVIDGHRRLAAAKLAGVPTVRVSVDNALVSTDEALLEAAFVANVHRDDMNPLEQANALKKLVEFYGSQNRAAKRLGIAQSTISSKLSVLDLTPELQADLVEGRRKVEHVRNLSKYTADQQREQADARATASDERREATRRAAELSRRNSSSMIPDLAPNDSTSAIVALARGQKVELYPQAEPGEAADLSRRDTPPTDPAPSRHDSPAHDADLSRRDTHRADTDLSRRDNSTPDADLSRRDRSEAEPDPVHGSDLPAPRPETNSGPGARPVVKMPWNDGVACAEIAISRMTSAERNRMLERLQEEAAREATRTEPATAD
- a CDS encoding ParA family protein; amino-acid sequence: MTSPATRSDREKVVSKLPLRLRQELKIRAAQLGVDIQEAVETGITTWRSLGSNLSPIDTSGAESFATFLPATQWTGFRADCKDRGVSLIQGLAQSVQVWLDHHPAPAVRRPAIVRRIVVCNQKGGVGKTAITAGTGEALAEDPTVLMPVRVSKHFAALLDEADDTDTDNGGDRYDPLALEDLPGLGQRVLLVDFDPQGHLTKQLGQEPLPMGGDSLTNHMAGDAKGELRDVIVAIDEDRFGDRLHLLPACTDAFLLDVRLASVRAREAALERALAPVEADYDVILIDCPPSLGLSMDAAAYYGRRRPDEVPGNSGALIVVQAEDSSADAYDLLTSQIEDMRTDLALELDYLGIVVNHYDARRGYIATSSLQSWMDIKDPRVVGVIGDLKEQKEAVRVKRPLLSYAPRCDQSVGLRALAREISK